From the genome of Flavobacterium ovatum, one region includes:
- a CDS encoding septum formation inhibitor Maf, with product MFAILKNRNLSLKIIFFLAVFSLLGCKQDKNTFTPMGQGAPPTTKQFNDYWYSGKAELNSYELKQSRYGEIRKGEVVLVFVTEPFSLSKHVKLDHPQDTGSDDVSVMKLNNIRKFTTGIYDYAILTATFTPIDSQKHPHTLKSNTSMQEWCGHTFTQLNLKGKKYQFQQFSYFEAEGDTEKDIPVALLEEELMTRIRLNQGQLPLGEIDLIFSTLYSRFAHKELEIAKAKISKTETDSTLNYKIEYLKHSRKVSIEVQKAFPYKILSWSEDDGDGLITEARLKKSINEPYWNQKNVADEAKRKELELLH from the coding sequence ATGTTCGCAATACTAAAAAACAGGAATCTATCTTTAAAAATAATATTCTTTCTAGCTGTATTTTCGCTTTTGGGTTGCAAGCAAGATAAAAATACGTTCACTCCAATGGGACAAGGCGCACCGCCAACGACAAAGCAGTTTAATGATTATTGGTATTCGGGCAAAGCAGAGCTGAATAGCTATGAATTGAAGCAATCTCGTTATGGTGAAATCCGAAAAGGGGAAGTTGTATTGGTATTTGTAACAGAACCATTTTCACTTAGCAAGCATGTAAAACTAGACCATCCTCAAGATACTGGAAGTGATGATGTATCGGTAATGAAATTGAACAACATTAGAAAATTCACTACAGGTATCTATGATTACGCTATCCTAACGGCCACTTTTACTCCTATTGATTCTCAAAAACATCCTCACACCTTAAAGTCGAATACGAGTATGCAAGAATGGTGTGGACATACTTTTACACAACTTAACCTCAAAGGAAAAAAGTATCAATTCCAACAATTCTCTTATTTTGAAGCTGAAGGAGATACTGAAAAAGATATTCCTGTCGCTTTGCTAGAGGAAGAACTCATGACACGTATTAGGCTAAATCAAGGGCAACTACCCTTAGGCGAAATCGATTTGATTTTCTCTACCCTTTACAGCCGTTTTGCCCATAAAGAACTGGAAATCGCCAAGGCTAAAATCAGTAAAACCGAAACAGACTCCACTTTAAACTACAAAATTGAATACTTGAAGCATAGTAGAAAGGTTTCTATCGAAGTACAAAAAGCATTCCCATACAAAATACTATCATGGTCGGAAGATGATGGCGATGGTTTGATAACAGAAGCCCGATTGAAAAAAAGCATCAATGAACCCTACTGGAACCAAAAAAACGTAGCTGA
- a CDS encoding ice-binding family protein: MKNKNLLSTLAIAMVVLFTGCSNDDTTQSDSVPTVALTSPSSSDTNVARNKVVSVKFSSEMDVSSINTTTFTLKQAGTPVLGSVSYSGTTAKFVPLTVLAANTVYTAALSTGVKSANGVALSLNKQWEFTTTANATAGLAAVGLGSAGNYVVLAKTAITNVPTSVITGDLALSPAATSFITGLSLTDFTGYAKAAQVTGKVFAADMVSPTSTNLTTAVENMITAYNDAAGRPSPDFVELGAGSIGGKTLTPGLYKWTSTVTVPTNVTISGSADDVWIFQISGDLSMSAATRIILQGGAKASNIFWQVAGKATFGTTSHVEGIILSKTGVTFQTGASFNGRALAQTAVILDGNTVVQPQ; encoded by the coding sequence ATGAAAAATAAAAACCTATTATCAACCTTAGCGATTGCAATGGTTGTTTTATTTACAGGCTGTTCAAATGACGACACCACCCAGTCGGATTCCGTTCCGACTGTGGCTTTAACGAGTCCATCAAGCAGTGATACAAACGTTGCTAGAAATAAAGTTGTTTCGGTAAAATTTAGTAGCGAAATGGATGTATCCTCTATTAATACTACAACGTTTACATTAAAGCAAGCTGGAACTCCAGTATTGGGATCCGTTTCCTATTCAGGAACTACTGCAAAGTTTGTTCCATTAACGGTACTTGCGGCTAATACAGTGTACACAGCTGCACTAAGTACGGGAGTAAAAAGTGCAAATGGAGTAGCACTTAGTCTAAACAAGCAATGGGAGTTTACTACAACAGCTAATGCGACGGCTGGATTAGCAGCTGTTGGTCTTGGTTCAGCAGGGAATTATGTGGTTCTTGCAAAAACGGCAATTACTAACGTACCAACGTCTGTAATTACAGGTGATCTAGCATTAAGTCCTGCAGCGACATCGTTTATAACAGGATTATCTTTAACGGATTTTACGGGTTATGCAAAGGCTGCACAAGTTACTGGAAAAGTATTTGCTGCCGACATGGTTTCTCCAACTTCAACAAATCTTACCACAGCGGTTGAGAATATGATTACAGCATACAATGATGCAGCTGGACGTCCATCTCCTGATTTTGTTGAATTGGGAGCAGGGAGCATTGGTGGAAAAACATTAACTCCAGGTCTTTATAAATGGACTAGCACGGTAACGGTACCCACTAATGTAACCATTTCAGGATCTGCAGATGATGTATGGATTTTCCAAATTTCAGGTGATCTATCCATGAGTGCTGCAACAAGAATAATTTTGCAAGGTGGAGCTAAAGCTTCAAATATTTTCTGGCAAGTTGCTGGTAAAGCAACTTTTGGAACAACTTCTCATGTTGAAGGTATTATCTTGTCTAAGACAGGGGTGACTTTTCAAACAGGAGCATCTTTTAACGGAAGGGCATTGGCACAGACTGCTGTAATTCTTGATGGAAACACAGTAGTACAACCGCAATAA